The genomic region TAGACGTTGAGCGCACCCTCGCGGGCCAGGAACTTCCGGTCGGCCACGATGGCCTTGTGGTTGTAGACCAGCACATCGCGGTAGTGGCCGCAGAGCACGTCGATGTGCGTCGGCATGTGGATGAGGTGACCGGCGTCGGGCACCAGGTCGCGCAGCCGGTCTCCGGCCCGCAGGGCCCGCTGCGGAAACGGCGACATCTCCATCAGGTGGACGTACAGATGGAGCAGTCCCGGGTGGTCCCAGGCGGCGGGGAAGTCGCGGAAGGCGCTCTCCAGCACGTCCATCGCCTCCCGCGTGCCCGCGCCCTCGGCGACGCCGCCGGTCTTGAGGTCCCACATCTTCCAGGGCGTCACGTTCAGGATCGCCTCGACGAAGACCTCGCGCACCTCGAGGTCGTCGCGGTGTGCATGGAAGACGCGGCGCATGGCGTCCGCATAGGCGGCGTCCCAGGGCGCCTGGTCCTCGATGGGCTCTCGCTGGGGATAGCGCGCGGGCAGGGCGCGGATCAGGGCCTGCTCGACCGGGCTCGCGCGCTCCACGCGGGCCAGCGCGCCCT from Candidatus Methylomirabilota bacterium harbors:
- a CDS encoding tetratricopeptide repeat protein; the protein is MEYYDLGSYARQITTTAPEAQLWFDRGLNWLYGFNHAEAIACFQKALEHDPGCAMAYWGISYAAGPNYNLPWHLYDPAGKAAALAAAYDAMQGALARVERASPVEQALIRALPARYPQREPIEDQAPWDAAYADAMRRVFHAHRDDLEVREVFVEAILNVTPWKMWDLKTGGVAEGAGTREAMDVLESAFRDFPAAWDHPGLLHLYVHLMEMSPFPQRALRAGDRLRDLVPDAGHLIHMPTHIDVLCGHYRDVLVYNHKAIVADRKFLAREGALNV